The window CGACATAGACGAGTCTGACGACAGCGCCTACAAGTACCACATCTTCCGCGGCGAACTCTCTGACGACATCACCTTCCTCGGTTTCAACCTCAGCAAAGAAGATGCGCGCGGCGGCACGGCAGACGCACCTTACGGCTATTTCTTCGTTTTTCAGCAACAGCCGTCGGAGCCCCGCTTCGGCCTTGAGCCCACCGAAGCCACCAACCCCACCACGCTTTGGGCAGATCTTGCCTGGACAAACTTCGGCCCAACACCCGCAGGTGGCGGCATCTACCAGCTCCCTGACCTTGGATTGAGCACTCGCGCCATGATCATCAAAAAGAACCCATGGCGTCTCTCCTCACAAGTGTTCAACTTCGTCGTCTCGAACAACGCGATCCCAAACATTCTTTCCCCGGCTATCTCTCCGGCTCGGACCGCCATCGCCGCCGACGCGAACAATCCCAACGACCCCAACAACAAGTGGGGTGTCAACAGCGCGCAGACCGCATACATTCTCCTGCGCCTTCCCTTTAGAGTTCTCATTCACGCGGACCTTATGTTGCCAACACAATGAATACAACCTTCAAATCGCCGCAGAGCGCAATCACTGACGTCATAGATGTCAGCAACATAGGTCTGCCTCGGGGGCTCGACGCACAGACGCCCTTGCTCATGCTGCCTGTCAACATCGAAACGCGCTTCATGTCTAGCGGCGACACGAACGAGCTCTGGGTTCGCATCTATCCCGATCAAATCGCCATCAACTCGCACGAGCCCGAGCTCACCATACAAGAGATAGCTGACGGCCAAAGCTACTGGAATACCGTGTGGGCCGCTGGCCTCCCATCACCGACTCTCGATGCAGTTCAAGCTCCGTGGCGTGGCCTTGCCTCTCTCTATGGCGCACCCCGAGCCGCCTGGATCGCCTTGCAGATGACGCCAACCAATCTGTCATCACAGCCGACTGCGAGCACACCTGCCGGATCTACGCCAACTCCCACTCCAATCTTTCCAACGCCACCTACACGCGACAGTTCATGGCAGAAGACTGCTTTCGCCGCCGCTCTCCCCGACGCATGGACTGTCGTCCTGGTCTCCGAAACTACTAACTCCACCTTCCGCAGCGGTCCAGTTACTCCCGATCTTGCAGTGGGCCTAACGCCGGGAGCCGGCTCCTTCCCTCCAGGATCGCCAGTCGATGCAAACCTCCAGTGGCTCGTCGACTTCAATCAAGCCCTTGCCGCCGGCATGGCCCTGAAAATCCCGCTCACTCCCGAGCAACGCAGCACCGGCTTTGATCAAGTCTTTGTCTACGGACTACGCAGTAAGGGAAATGCCGCCGAGTTTTCCAATCTCATCGAAGCCCATCACTACACAGACGGCTTCGCGCTTGTTCCTCAAGGCTCGCCCACGAACAACACCACCGATGCGAGCTCTGCATTCTCCCGCAAAGATCCGACCTTTGACATCAGCTTCGCGGTGGAACGGCAAGACTCACTTGACGCAGCGTCAAACTCCGACGGCAACATCTTCGCCTCGCTGCTTGGCCTCGATCCAAAAATTCTCGCTCACGTCCAGTACGCAGACGGCATCGATCAGCAGAGCTCCGCAGACTCTGTCACTGCGCTATGGCCCTCTACCTTGGGCTACTTCCTCTCACAGATGATGTCCAACGTCTTCAGCGTCGACCAGATCGAAGATGCGCGTCAGTATGTCCTCGCCAATGTATCTCCACGGGGGACCATCCCCGCGTTTCGGACCGGCCAAACTCCATACGGTGTGCTCCCCGTCACCTCGCTCAAACGGTACAAGCCAACGCAAACTCGCACCGCTGCTCCCTCCATTGAAGCGCCTCTCGTCGACTGCATTCAACGCCTCTGGCCGGTCTGGCTGCAAAGCTCCGCCACAGCTCCACACATGCAAAACAGCGGCGATCCAGATCAACAGCTCACGAGCGTCCTAGGCATGGATGCGAGCTCCATGGCCTTTCGCGGCCGCACCGTCCTGGGAGATGACTTCCTCTGGAACTATCTGAATCTTCTTCGCACCCCCACCACCACCGAACAGTCGTGGTGGACCTCACATCTTGTCGCGGGACGTCAGGCGCTGAACTACTTCGGCTACAACACATGGGACCCGCGCCTCATTCACCTCGGAATGGCCCCCACCAACTTTCCCATTCCATTTCCCACCGTACAAACTCCACCATTATCAGAGACAGATCCTCTCGCGAATGATGCAGATCTTGGTGGCGGTGTGAAGGCCAACTACATCGAGTGGCTCCGCCGAGCTGCCATCGATGACATCCGCGCGGAAAACTATCCTGGCCCTAAACCCACATCTCTTCTCTACAAGATCCTGCGTCAATCCGTTCTTCTCGACTACGTCACGCTCGCGACCAACACAGAGCTTCTAACCGGCCGTGTCATCGCATCACAGCTTCGCGAAACCGAAATCGTGGGTATCCCTCCTGCGCAGCCAGCGCCTCAACCACCTGTCAGCCCATGGGAGATTCTTGCACGCCCGTCCGAGCCCAATCCCGCGCTCACATGGGCGCAATATTTGGTTGCTGTCGATCCCACGCCTGAATCCCCATACGCACGCCTCACCGACTTGCGAAATAGTCTCGACCGTCTCGCGAAGCTTCCAACCGCAGAACTCGATCGCCTCCTCACGGAGTTCCTCGACTCCTGCAGCCATCGCCTCGACGTCTGGGCCTCCGCTGTTGCAAATGCGTTGCTAGCTCGCACTCGTCATAACCAAGTTAACGACATTCACCTTGGAGCCTTCGGCTGGGTCGAGCAAGTGCACGCTTCAGCGGTTGGTATTCCCATCCAGGGTCCCGAACTTGCCAGCGTCCAAAGCACAGACCGCCTTCGCTCCCAACGCATCAACGCTACGTCAGTCCTGCCAACACCCATCCAGCCCGCGACCGACAACGGCGGCTTCATCTTTGCGCCCTCGTTCGAGCAGGCACGCACTGCCGCGATCCTTCGCAACGGTTACATGACTCACAAAGGTACTGCCGACGAAGGCCTTCTCTCGCTGGACATCTCCTCCGATCGCGTTCGCAAAGCTCTCTATCTTCTGGATGGCGTTCGCCAGGGTCAAAGTCTCAGCGCACTCCTCGGCTACCTCTTCGAGAACGGCCTCCACGATCTCAATCTCGACAAGTACACTCAGCCCTTCCGCGATCTCTTCCCAGTCGTCGCCAATCAGCTCACCCCGTCGAGTAATCCCAGTGAATCTGTCGCCGCCTCCAACGTCGTCGATGGTGTTGCTCTCGCCGCCGCCTTCGAGAAAGGAACATTTGATGCTGGTGGAAACTGGGGTGCGGGGCTTCCGCCTGCAGGCTCCGACCAAACCTCAGTTCTCACTCTGCTCAAAACGATCGATGACTATTCCGACGCACTAGGCGACATATCCATCGCCGAAGCAGTCTTTCAGATCGTTCGCGGTAACTACGGTCGTGCCGGTGGCCTAATGGACGCTATCTCCAAAGGCGACCGGCCACCTGACCCCGATATCGTCACCACTCCCCGTGGAGGACTTGATCTCACTCATCGCGTGAACCTTCTCTTCGCGGGTGCGCCTACATACGCCGCTTCGTGGAGCGCTGTTACCAAACATCCGAGAGCACTTGCCGAACCCGCACTCGACTCTTGGCTCAGCCAGATCCTTCCGAATCCGGCGCAAGTCGCCTGCACGGTTAAATACGAACTCGCTGGCCTCAGCCACACTTCCACAGTTCACTTGTCCGACCTCGAGGTCGGCCCACTCGACTGTCTTTCGATGGCCGACAGCGCCGAAGTCCCGCAACAATCCGAATTGGAATCACGCATCCTTCAATTCGCCCTGCCCGCAGGCGCGAGTAGCCAACAGATTGACTACACTGCACCCGTCGCCAACATCGCCTTCCCAGACTTCTTCTTCCTCGTCGCCTCGCTCCAATCACTCATCGGCTCCTCCCGCGCACTCACTCCACAAGACCTCACCGTCCCCGAGAAAAAAGCCGAAGACCTAGGCGGCGCTGTCGACCTGACTAATCTGCAAACACGAGCCTCTGCTGCGGCCTTGCAGCTCAGCAACGCCGTAGCTGCACTAACAACAGCTATTGGTGGAGGTTCCGCATCTGCTATCCGCACAGCACTCCAAACCTGCAGCTTCTTTGGCGTGCCCGGTTCTGTTCCATCTTCAATCGGGAACTCGGCCCTAGCCGATCAGGCGGCCGCAGTCCTGAAGACTCTGCAACCTCGATCCACTCAAGCCTCGTCCGTCAACATCCCTACGGCTACGCAGGCCGACATCCTCACTGTCTTCAGCTCCGTCTTCGGCGCAAACTTCACCATCCTCCCGCGATTCACTCCGCCCGACGCTGCGAACCTGCAGAGTGCCTTCACGCAATCCGCCTCCCTCGTTGCGTCTGACCCAGTTGCTCCATCGCGCTGGCTCAACCAGCTCACACACATTCGCCCGGCCATCTCCAAGCTCGATACCGTTCTCTCACTTGCACAAATTCTTAGCGGCAATACATCTACTCCTCAGCCTCTTCTCGGCCAACTCCCATTGCAGGCCGGCGATCGCTGGCTAGGCCTTCCCATCGACCCCAGCAATCCACCGAACAAAGGCCGCGTCGCCTTCGCCTGCATCACACAAGGCGATCCAACGACACAAACTCCATACGCCGGCCTTCTTTTCGACGAGTGGCCTGAGCGCATCCCCAGCACCGACGAGCGTGCCGCAGTGGCGTTCCACTATGAACGCCCCAAAGCGCGCGCTCCTCAAACTCTCCTCCTCGCTGTCTGCCCCGACAACCGCGCCACCTGGGATGACGACCTTGTCACTGGCACCATTCAGGAAGCCCTCGAGTTAGCCAAGATTCGCACGGTCGATCTCGACAGTGTTCTCCGTGTTGGGCAGATCCTCCCCGCTCTTTACTTCGCACTCAACCTCCAGGGCGCGACGGTCTCCACTAACTTCACTCGCTTCGATGAGACGAGCCTCCATGCCACTTCAATCCTTCGTTGATAAGGTCAAGGTCACACCTTCGCTCACCACATGGACTCGCCTTGAGCCTCAGCCTCGCGACGCCTCGATGGAGCGCAGTCTGCAAGCGCAGGTGCGCGATCCCCTATGGCTCCTCGCCCGCCAATGGCAGGTCGGCGAATTTCTTGGCGATGACGCAGGCTCGCCCATTCACGCCACCATTGCTGCCGAGATGCGCACCATTACCACCTACCGCCCCGGCCTCAATCCCGCGTCCACCGTCCCCATCGACCCAACTCTTCCTATTGAAGTCCACGTAGAACGCGAGCTCGTCACGCTCGAGATGCGTGGATCCGCACAACAGGGTCTCTACTTCGAAAACCTCATTCGTCAATCCTCCGTTGCCACACCGGAAGCGGTCATCGCGGCCTTCCGCACCAGCTTTCCGATAGCGCCGACTTCGCCCGATCCAACCTACGCCCCACCTGACGCACTGCGCTTTCGCTCCATCGCTGCCGGCCGCGTCACTGACGGCGAAGCACTCTACGCCTCAGCCCGCGCAGTCGCCGCAGGGCAAACTCCAACCATCCCTCTTCCGCCCGAAGCCACAAACCCGGGAGTGCCCGCTGTCATCTCATCCTTCCTCGCCTTCCGCGGCTCGCTCTTCAGTGAACCAACCACCAACAACCCGTGGCAGTCTCAGAACCTGGACTACGAGTTCGCTCTCGGCTCCCCCGGCACCGACGAAACTATCACCCTCGAAGCGCCCGAGTTTCCCGGGGGCCACCTCGACTGGTACTCCTTCTCTCTCGACCAGACCGTGCCTACTGGAACGCAAGCACCCACCGGAGCGCAAGCACCACCTGCTACGCAGACACCTCCTGCACAAGTCTCCACCACCACCTTCGACTTCTTACCCAATCAAGTCGTCTTTCGCGGCATGCCTGACTCGCGCTGGTGGAACTTTGAGGATGCCGTCACCGACTTTGGGCAACTTGACGTTGAACACGTTGACCTGGCGAAGCTCCTTGTCATGGAGTTCGCACTTGTCTACGGCAACGACTGGTTCTGGGTACCCATCCCCATCCAGGTAGGAATCTCGGGATCGGATCCTACGCCCCGCGGCACGCTTAGCCGCATCACCAACCTCGTCATCACCGACACCTTCGGCGTCCGTACCCTCATCCGTCCCTCCGAGCAGACGCAGGTCAACGCCAACGAATCCCCATGGTCCATGTTCAAAGTCTCCGGTGAAGACATTCGCTCCGACTTCATCATGATGGCCCCCACCCTCGGTGTCACAGATGACGCCGACCCTCTGGAGGAAGTCTTATTCCTCCGCGACGACATGGCCGCTATGGCGTGGGCGATCGAGCATCGCATTCCTTCGGAGTTGGATTCAGCCACCGACGCCTACGCGCTCTATCAACAGCGCCTCAAAGACAATCCTCCTCCCGCTCCACTACCTATCGTCGCTGGAGGCCCGGCTATCACATACACGTTGGAGACACCACCACCCGACAACTGGATTCCGATGGTGCCCGTGCTATCTCCTGCGAACGAACTCTATCTACGGCGCGGAACGATGGAAATTCCTACACAAGATGGCTTCATCAAGCTACAGGCACGCGGAGCGATCTTAGAGCCGCAACATCCATTCTTCGTCACTGATCGTGCCGTCCCGCGCTCAGGCACACAGGTAGACCGCTACTTCCGTTACACGCGATCTTCGGACGGAACGATCTTTGTTTGGCTGGCACGCAGATCCGGACAGGGCCGCGGTTCCGGCTGGTCCGGGCTGCGCTTCGACTTGGTCCAAAAACTAGGGGCAAGTTAGAGAGAGACCGACGATGCGCAGACACTTTGAGATCAGTATCTCTTCGAAACCGCGACCTTACCTTGTAGCTCCCGCTGCAAGTGTTGGCACGGGCAGCCGAATCAAAGCTGTCATATATGCATTTGCAGCTTTGATTGTGATCTCTATAGTGCTTGTGGTGGGATTCGCTCTTAGTACTGCTGTATTCGTGACGGTGGGTGTGCTCGTAATTGCAGCACTCGCGGTGCTGGCGATAAGAGGAGCATTCGGTCAGACCTGATTGCTTTGCGCCACAACAACTCATTTCTGAATCAATCCCTGCGGTGGAACCACCCAACGAAACCGCCAGATCCCGCGAACTCATTTCGGCATGCACCAAGAAGACATCTCATCGAGATTGCTCAATCGGTATGATGTTCAAGTTATCGACTTGGAGGTTTGCCGCATGCTTCGAGTAGCCCCTGTTTTCCTTCTGATGGCAGTACCTGCCCTGGCAATGCCGGTGCACCTCCGCACCAATGCGTTAGAAACTCCACTCGCCATCGACGCGAAGCCTCCTATCTTCTCGTGGCAGAGCGATGCGAAGACGCCAAACTGGACGCAATCTGCTTACGAAGTCCTGGTCGCAACCGACACGAAGCTACTTGAACCAGGACATACGGACGCGTGGGATTCAGGAAAGACGTCATCTTCAGAGTCGCTCAATATCGTTTACGCTGGAACGCCGTTGAAGCCCCAGCAGCACTATGTCTGGAAGGTACTCTCCTGGGACAACCACGGAAAACAAGCGGCGTCCGCAGCGACCTGGTTCGAGACCGGTCTCCTCGACGCTAACAGCTGGACGGCAGAGTGGATCACACGCAAAGATCCGATCGCCGACAAAGAGCTGGAACAAGTTCGCTGGATCTGGCTGGAAGGATCAGACGCCATGCAGGTGAGATCGGCTACCTCCGCACAATTTCTGTATCACTTGAAATTAGGTGCCCAGCCCGCTGCCGGAAGTCTTCATGTGATGGCTCGCGGAAAATTTACCGCACGGGTCAATGGAAAGGTTGCAGGCCATCACGACGAGTGGGGAGCCTTCGACCGTGAGGAGATCGCCCACCTGCTACATCCCGGCGACAACGAAATCGAAATAGATTCCGTATCCCCTCGCACAGATAAAGCTGATGGCAAAGCGCCAGCTGCCGTTGCAGCGGCAATTCATCTCACTCTCGCTGATGGCACACAGCAACGTATCGTAACCAACGATCAGTGGCAGGGGCGTGCATCCAGCGAAGGCCAATGGCAGCAGGTTCAGGTGGTAGGCTCACTCTCCATGCACTTCGGCATCGGCACCGACCGCCACGAAGCGATCGCAGGACCAGATCGAGTCACGACTGCAGCTTCGCTATTTCGCAAGGATTTTACAGTCGACGCTCCTGTCCGAACTGCGCGGCTCACCGTCACTGCTTTAGGCGCATATCAAGCCGAGGTTGATGGCCACCCTGTCGCACCAACCACACTGCTTGCGCCCGGTTGGACAGACTTCCACAAGCGGGTTCTCTATCAGACCTACGATGTGACGTCGATGCTCGGAGCAGGCAGCCACACTCTGGGAATGATTCTTGGTGGCGGGTGGTACAGCTCGCCGATGACATGGTCTGGCTTTCGCTATACCCCAGGACCCAACCTGCTGCGCGCGCAACTCGATATCACTCTCGACAATGGCCAGCACCAAGTGATTTCGACCGACTCCAGCTGGCAGACAGCATCCTCACCGATAACATTTTCGGAGATCTACGGTGGCGAATCTTACGACGCACGCCTGCGGCAGCTTGACTGGAGCGCTCCTCACTTCAATGCATCCAATTGGTCGCCGGCTGAGACAGCAAAACCACCAGATAGCGAAATGGTGCTCACGCCACAACCGGACCTCACCATCAACACCGTACAGACGCTACACCCAACGGGCCTTGATGCTGCAAATTCGGTTCATCCCGCGATCTTCGACATGGGACAAAACATGGTTGGCAACATTCGCATTCATGTCCGCGGAGCACGAGGAACTATGGTGCGGCTTCGGTATGCGGAGCGGCTCAATCCGGATGGCAGCATCTATACCGAAAACCTCCGCAACGCCGACGCGACCGACACATACGTTTTATCAGGCGAAGGCGACGAAACATGGACTCCTGCATTTACCTTTCACGGCTTCCGTTACGTGGAACTGGCCTATCTCGGAAGCGGCACGAGTGCCACGCCAACACTCCAAACCATCGACGGCCTCGTCTTCAACAGCCTTCCGCCATCGCCCAGTGTTCGTCTGAACAGTTCGAGCGATCTTCTAAACAAGATGAACGAGCTCGGTGTTTGGGGACAGCGCGGCAACTTTGTCTCTATCCCTACCGACTGTCCGCAACGTGATGAACGCCTTGGATGGATGGGCGATGCCGGTGTATTTTGGCGTACCGGCTCCTATAACTTCGACATCGACGCCTTCACCCACAAATTTATGCTCGACGTTACCGACGCGCAGGAGCCAGACGGTGCCTTCACCGACGTCTCGCCAAACATTCTGGGACCAACCCCAGGCGCGCCCGGCTGGGGCGATGCCGGCGTCTTCATTCCATACGCTGCGTGGATGCAGTATGGCGATGTAAGCGTTGTGCAGCGCTCATGGCCTGCGATGGAGCGTTGGATGAACTTCATCCTCACCAACAATCCGGCATACATTCGCAAAAATGCACTCGGCAACAACTATGCTGACTGGCTTGCGCCCGACCAGAATACGCCCCGCATTCTCATTGGCACCGCTTACTGGGCGCTCATCGCGAGAGAGATGGTCGAAATGGCAAAGGCGCTTCATCGCCCAAAAGATGTAATCAAATATCAGCAGCAATACGAGCATATTGCCGACGCATACCGCGCTGCCTTCATCAAGCCGGACGGCAGCGTTGAAGGAAATACGCAAGCGGCATACCTGGCCACTGTCTTTACTGGGGTCGCTCCGCCAGCACTTGTCAGCAATATGGTCGATCGTGTCGCCAAAGACGTAGAAGCACGCGGGAACCATCTCACGACCGGCTTTCTCGGAACTCCATTTCTGATGTTCGTTCTCGATGAAAACGGCCGCCAGGATCTCGCCTTCAAACTGCTACTCTCCGACACCTATCCGTCGTGGGGTTACATGGTGAAGAAAGGCGCAACAACCTGGTGGGAACGATGGAACGGCGACACAGGCGATCCCTCGATGAACTCCTATAACCATTACGCCTTTGGATCAGTCATGGCCTGGGTGTACCGACGCATCGCTGGTATCGATACGGACGCAATTGGCCCCGGCTACCACCACCTCGTCATCCATCCACACTTTGACGCTGCTCTTCCTCAACTGCACGTCGAGTATGACTCCGCATATGGGACCATCATCTCTGACTGGCAGCAGCGTAATCGCCGCTTCACGATCGACATTCCTCCCAACACCACCGCGACAGTTATTCTCCCAAAACACCAGACTGAAATGGTCGGGAGTGGGCATCACTCATACAGTATTCCCTGATAGAAGCGACCCCTCCCACTTGAGTTGGAGAGCTCTATCTTTAATGCTGGCTCCGAGGCTCTGTCTCGAGCAAGCGACCAGCCTGAGTGTGAGACTGCCGCTCTGCAGTGCTAGCAAGAGAGTTCTCCGTTACGCGATTTTCTCCGATCGATTGATAACTTCAGTGTGATGCTGTCCCAGATGCGGGCGTAGGGCGCAAGCACAAAGGCCCATTCGACATTCAGATCGCGAAAGACTGGACCAGTGACGTCCACCTTAAGAACTCGATCGCATTCCCCATCAAGCTGCACATTTACACCAGGATTGCGGGAACCATTCGTGGTCAAGTTGACATACCGGCGCCCATTCGGAGACGAGACAAGGATATGAAGTGATCTCCATGAGCGAGGCCACTCTCCGAGTTGATCGCGCAGACGAGTTCGAAACACCCAGTTCTCCTGCCTTAGCTTGAGAAGCGCACGTGCGGCAATACTCCGACTAGGACACTTGGGACGATCGAATGGAGTAAGCAAGTAGGGAGTTTCAGGCTTGGCAACGTCGGTCAGTAGTTGTAGGAGATCCGCGTTTCTTTCGTTGTTCGGTGCATCGCGCTCCCAAGAGCGCACTTGTGTTTCTGTCGCGCCCACAAGACGCCCGAAGCCTGCCCTATCAAGTCCAAGTTCTAAGCGAAGGGACTTTATTCGTAAGCCGATAGTTGTACTCACTGGAGTTGAATCGAATACAGGATCGACAAATGTCTTCTGATACACAACGGGCTCCCTTCCGCAGCCAGGTAGTTGCGATAAAGCTGAAGTAGAGGAGAAACGCCTTTGCTCAGCGGATCGATTGATAGCAAGAAAGTTTCTTTCTGTTTTCTCCAAAGACTGTTCGGCCGCCTTTGCTCAGACAGTTTCTGGCGAAGGACGAGGAAAGCCACCAGGAAGCATGCGCTACGGGAAGCTTCAAGTAGGTGGCGAAAAAAGGACGCAAAGGGGCTAATGCATGCACAGACACATTAAATCTCCGATATAAGACCGCGATGAACACCTACAGGGGGAAGGAAGCTTTGGGGAGGCATTCCCTGGCGAGCAAAGCGTGGCCGATTACTCCTAGACCAGCAATGATGGGAGTCTGTCGTACATGCTCTTCATTGCCTCCTTCGTCTCTATGATTCTTTCGAATCGCATTTCAGCGTAGTGCTTGCGGTTGATTTCAACTGTAAATTTAGCAGGTTCGAGCATCAGAGTTGTCTGATGAAGATGTCAAATTTTTGTCACTTCGACTTCTTCGAAGTGCACCTTCTTATGTTCTTCATTTTATTTGTAACTTGAACAATTACAATATTTGAGTTTGAACTCATAGATAGCTTGCCTTATCTGAAGTGCTATATCTCTGGGCTGGCCTGCGTGATCGAAGTGCGCCAACTAACAGTTTGGTTGTTCATAAGCGCTTTCTTTCAAAACCACTTTGACAATCAGGCAAGAAAAAGGGGAGCCGGTTGACCGGCCCCCCTAAGAACTACTGCAGTCTGTCAGAAGGTTATGGTGCCCTTCAATTGAATGAGGCGAGGAGAAGCGTCGCCACCAAGGAACGAGCCAAGAATCGAGGTCGGTGTGCTAACAGTAGTTGTGATCGCACCGAAGTTTGGATTAGCGAGATCGTTGATTGGGGTTCCGAAGTTCGGGTGATTGAAGAGGTTGAAGAACTGGGCGCCTACCTGGAAGCGGCCGGTGTCCGAGTGAGGTATAGGCATCTTGAAACCCTTCAGGATGCTGAAGTCGGTATTCGTGTAGGAAGGTGCAACAATCTGGTTACGTCGCTGCTGTCCGAATCCAGTCGGATCTACGAAGTTGCCAGGATTCGCGATGGCACACGGATTTGCAGTTACGCCGGTTGCAGTGTTGAAGATGGCACTGCCCCCGCAGCTCTTGACGCCGTTGACCTGCGCCGCCAGAAAACCCGGGAAACCAGAGCCGCCGAAGTTGGAAGCTTGCAAAGCGCCGTCGACGACAGAGAACGGGAAACCGGTATGGTGGAAGACCGTACCGCTCACTTGCCAACCTTCTGTCAGCAGCTTGGGCCCACCGAAGTAAGGCAACATATAGACGTACGACGCGGTGATGTTCTGTCGCGTATCGTAGTCTGAATTGCCGTAGTTCTGTTTGAGGTTGTTTGGATTCACAGGGGTCAGGTAGTTTGCGCCGAACTGGCCAAAGCCAAGGATGCCGCCGTTCGAAATCTCGTCCAGCGCATGGCTCCAACCGTAGTTGAAATTAAGAGTCAGCGATTTCGTGTGGCGGGAGACGCCGACCAGTAAGCCGTTGTAGTTCGAGACCGCGCCATTCCCAACTTCATTGACCGCGCCGAACGACTGGTTCGGTGCGGTCGTCGGAAGTCCGGTAAAGTTGATCGGCCCGTCGAAGCCTGGTGAGCCGTTGTTGACCCCGAATGCATTCACGCTTTGGTTTTGAACCGGCTCATGATATCCGTGATTGCCGACGTAGGCGAGGGAGAGGACAGTCTGCTTCTTTGGATCGAGGGCTTGCTCTACCTGGAAGCTGTATTCCTCATAGGTTGGGTAGTGCAGCTTA is drawn from Edaphobacter lichenicola and contains these coding sequences:
- a CDS encoding alpha-L-rhamnosidase, translating into MLRVAPVFLLMAVPALAMPVHLRTNALETPLAIDAKPPIFSWQSDAKTPNWTQSAYEVLVATDTKLLEPGHTDAWDSGKTSSSESLNIVYAGTPLKPQQHYVWKVLSWDNHGKQAASAATWFETGLLDANSWTAEWITRKDPIADKELEQVRWIWLEGSDAMQVRSATSAQFLYHLKLGAQPAAGSLHVMARGKFTARVNGKVAGHHDEWGAFDREEIAHLLHPGDNEIEIDSVSPRTDKADGKAPAAVAAAIHLTLADGTQQRIVTNDQWQGRASSEGQWQQVQVVGSLSMHFGIGTDRHEAIAGPDRVTTAASLFRKDFTVDAPVRTARLTVTALGAYQAEVDGHPVAPTTLLAPGWTDFHKRVLYQTYDVTSMLGAGSHTLGMILGGGWYSSPMTWSGFRYTPGPNLLRAQLDITLDNGQHQVISTDSSWQTASSPITFSEIYGGESYDARLRQLDWSAPHFNASNWSPAETAKPPDSEMVLTPQPDLTINTVQTLHPTGLDAANSVHPAIFDMGQNMVGNIRIHVRGARGTMVRLRYAERLNPDGSIYTENLRNADATDTYVLSGEGDETWTPAFTFHGFRYVELAYLGSGTSATPTLQTIDGLVFNSLPPSPSVRLNSSSDLLNKMNELGVWGQRGNFVSIPTDCPQRDERLGWMGDAGVFWRTGSYNFDIDAFTHKFMLDVTDAQEPDGAFTDVSPNILGPTPGAPGWGDAGVFIPYAAWMQYGDVSVVQRSWPAMERWMNFILTNNPAYIRKNALGNNYADWLAPDQNTPRILIGTAYWALIAREMVEMAKALHRPKDVIKYQQQYEHIADAYRAAFIKPDGSVEGNTQAAYLATVFTGVAPPALVSNMVDRVAKDVEARGNHLTTGFLGTPFLMFVLDENGRQDLAFKLLLSDTYPSWGYMVKKGATTWWERWNGDTGDPSMNSYNHYAFGSVMAWVYRRIAGIDTDAIGPGYHHLVIHPHFDAALPQLHVEYDSAYGTIISDWQQRNRRFTIDIPPNTTATVILPKHQTEMVGSGHHSYSIP